TCATATCTATTGTTGGCAACATGGGCATAGCCAAATCTGACCCTACAATTAGAACATACGAGATTCAGTATTCACATGAATCAATTATTCAAGTAGTGTAACCTGCAATTGAAGATGGCATTTCTGGCCCAATCCAAAActatttgtaaatcaataacagatGCTTTTCTTTACCTTGGCATCCTCTCAATAAGTCCTGTGCCAAAATGGTTGAAGGCTATTGTTACTTTCATAACTTTATCCGCAGAATACCCATCATTGTGTCCAAGCAACATCACCTGTTAATTTATTAACACTAATTAATTGAaagtcaaaattttctttcacaatTAATTAAGAAAAGCACTATACTTCACCTTATCATGTTGGGCAAAGTAATTATTTGAGACGGTGATTCCTGTTGAAGCATGGATCACATCAATTAGGCCATCAGTGCAATGAGCAATATAGCAATGGTCAATCCAAACATTTGAAGCAGCAAATATAGCAATTCCATCTCCATCAGAACCTCTTCTTCGCCCTACATGTGTAGGACTGCTCCTAACGATGCCTGATTTCCCTGGTTTGCAGTCATGAATACTTATCCCATGTACAATCACATGGCTAACACCTTGAATTGTTATGCAAGGTCCATATGCAATCTCCACTTTACTGCCTCTCCCATCTATGGTCTTAAAACTATTCACTATTAGCTCATTTTTAAGGGTAATAACCATGTCCTTGCCAAAAATGATCCATAGAGGCTGTGTTTGGATAACCCCATATCGAAGTGTACCTGGTTTAGGGTTTACAGGGTCATCGTATGAACTGGTAACTACGtatatagccccatatttccctCCCATCGCGCCTTGGCCAAAACCCACCGCGCAATCAGCCAAGGCGCGGCGGTTCGAGGCCCAGTTGGGTTTGTTGCGCCAGCATGAATCTATGATGTTGAGGACCTTCTTAGAATAGCTAGGAAGATAACTGGACAAGGGCTTGTAATCCAGTGCATTC
The Hevea brasiliensis isolate MT/VB/25A 57/8 chromosome 18, ASM3005281v1, whole genome shotgun sequence genome window above contains:
- the LOC110670579 gene encoding putative pectate lyase 2 isoform X1, with the translated sequence MASLPSLHFLSFLIVLHLALLTFQANALDYKPLSSYLPSYSKKVLNIIDSCWRNKPNWASNRRALADCAVGFGQGAMGGKYGAIYVVTSSYDDPVNPKPGTLRYGVIQTQPLWIIFGKDMVITLKNELIVNSFKTIDGRGSKVEIAYGPCITIQGVSHVIVHGISIHDCKPGKSGIVRSSPTHVGRRRGSDGDGIAIFAASNVWIDHCYIAHCTDGLIDVIHASTGITVSNNYFAQHDKVMLLGHNDGYSADKVMKVTIAFNHFGTGLIERMPRVRFGYAHVANNRYDEWQMYAIGGSANPTIFSEGNYFIAPDNPFSKQVTKREANSGWKNWKWRSSKDVFMNGAYFVQSGYGSIAPPYFRTQSFPVAPGSMVPALTSDAGPLSCLIGKSCG
- the LOC110670579 gene encoding probable pectate lyase 16 isoform X2, encoding MASLPSLHFLSFLIVLHLPLSSYLPSYSKKVLNIIDSCWRNKPNWASNRRALADCAVGFGQGAMGGKYGAIYVVTSSYDDPVNPKPGTLRYGVIQTQPLWIIFGKDMVITLKNELIVNSFKTIDGRGSKVEIAYGPCITIQGVSHVIVHGISIHDCKPGKSGIVRSSPTHVGRRRGSDGDGIAIFAASNVWIDHCYIAHCTDGLIDVIHASTGITVSNNYFAQHDKVMLLGHNDGYSADKVMKVTIAFNHFGTGLIERMPRVRFGYAHVANNRYDEWQMYAIGGSANPTIFSEGNYFIAPDNPFSKQVTKREANSGWKNWKWRSSKDVFMNGAYFVQSGYGSIAPPYFRTQSFPVAPGSMVPALTSDAGPLSCLIGKSCG